agagagagagagagagagagagagagagagagagagagagagagagagagagagagagagaaagagagttttATTCCAGCGAGAAAGTTCCCTCACATTAACAGTTCTTCACCATCTCATTCATCAACATCAACAGAAAACGACTCACGGTGATGAATGAAGGGTAACTGCGATGACTAACAATGaataacaccagagagagagagagagagagagagagagagagagagagagagagagagagagagagagagagagagagagagagagagagagagagagagagagagggtgtgagtTGTGTGCGTGGGTGAGAACAGAGTGTAGGTATGCAAGTCAGATACGTACATGAGGGTcttgagagagagtgagtgggtgagaggcagctgcagagagagagagagagagagagagagagagagagagagagagagagagagagagagagagagactcagaacACTTGCTAGGGTTTGTCAGTGTCATTATGTCATcatgttccttttcctctctctctctctctctctctctctctctctctctctctctctctctctctctctctctctctctctctctctctctctctctctctctctctctctctctgcatgtgttTCATTCATgacacttcctcttctctctccctcttccctttttatctgtctgcatctgtctgtctgtctgtctgtcttctttctgtcttttctgtctgttttgtttgtaaGCTTTGTGgatcgcgtgtgtgtgtgtgtgtgtgtgtgtgtgtgtgtgtgtgtgtgtgtgtgtgtgtgtgtgtgtgtgttattttgattttgtttacattttatacttctctatctgtctgtctgtctctctctctctctctctctctctctctctctctctctctctctctctctctctctctctctctctctctctctctctctctctctctctccctatttatctatttatttatccttccatttctcttcatatatttatctattaacaTATCAATTTATCTTAATGTCATACTACATaagcctgtctatctatctatctatttatctacatatctacctatctatttatctatccacctacctaTATATTCACCTACATCTCTATTTTCATATCGCATCTTTTTACCAATCAATTTACCTGTTCCAACACCTTCCTAaccctttatctccctcttccgcACAGGTGAAGGAACAGCTAAGTCAATACAGCATCTCGCAGCGGCTGTTCGGGGAGAGTGTGCTGGGTTTGTCACAGGGATCCGTGTCTGACCTCCTCGCTCGCCCCAAGCCCTGGCACATGCTCACACAGAAGGTAATGTAGCTGagtgtgtttctcttttctcttggtTCCTCCTTCTTGTGGTTCATtcttgtggtgtttttgtttggttGGGTGTCCTGGTGTTTTGTGTcgggtttgtgtttttttttttttttgctgtgttttatgttgtatattgttgtttgttgttgttgttgttgtttttgtgtttttgtgttatgttgtgtctTACTTTgcttcggttttttttttacgtatttatttatttatctatctatttatctatctatcactgTCTATATATCAATCTATACGTTTACATGTGATTACTTATTGTGATTCTACTATAACTACACATCTTACCTGTTTACACCTGCCTGTCAGTATTCACTTTCCTTTAAGCACGTGTCTTAGCATCTGTACACCTGTTCTCACCTGTCTCCTTCTCACTTGTCCTATTTACACCTGTCCTTTCAGTATACACCTTTCCTTTAATCACGTGTCAGTATCAGTACACCTGTTCTCACCTGTCCTGTTTGCACCTCTCCTGCCAGTATACACCTTTCTTTTAACCACGAGTCTTAGCATCTGTACACCTGTTCTCACCTGTGCCTTCTCACCTGTCCTCAGGGTCGCGAGCCTTTTATTCGCATGAAGATTTTCCTCGAGGACGATAACGCGGTGCACAAACTCGTGGCGTCCCAGTACAAGATTGCGCCAGAGAAGCTGATGAGGACCGGAGGATACACAGCCCCACCTCGTAAGTAAAGGAGTGATTATTGTATTAGTCAAGTAGCAAGAAAGAGGCTCAGTGATTTGCTTACTTacactgttttccttctttactgtcTGAGAACTGAATCGCGACTTGGCTCTGTGATTTGATTAGTTCGTGGTTGGGtgggttgtttgtgtgtgtgtgtgtgtgtgtgtgaatggggaTGGTTGTGTGAGTaggaagaaatgtttttttttttttttttttttttgtcttgaatttttccttgattttttctcttcttttctgtgtACAAGTGAGGAACACCTGTTAATCGGTTCGTGAGATGTGTTACCTGTGGAAATGTTGACAGGTAAATGTGATGGACTGTAGGATGAtatatctagtgtgtgtgtgtgtgtgtgtgtgtgtgtgtgtgtgtgtgtgtgtgtgtgtcatgggtTGGGTGATGGTATTGGtcggtgggtggatgtgtgtgtgtgtgtgtgtgtgtgtgtgtgtgtgtgtgtgtgtgtgtgtgtgtgtgtgtgtgtatgtgtgtgtgtgtgtgtgtgtgtgtgtgtgtgtgtgtgtgtgtgtgtgtgtgtgtgtatgcgtgcgcCTGACCACAAATAAGAACAGTGTACTAGTctttcacttcacacacacacacacacacacacacacacacacacacacacacttacttctctatctatctctaacACATTTTGGGCCAGCAGTGGACGAAAGGTTCTTAATGACTAATCAACCTGCTATAACTCAGTATAGGTGACGTCAGCTCACCTTCGGCCCTTTaactaaaaaagagaaaaaaaaaaaagttgcctcATGGATCACCTTAACGTAACACTGTCATACTAACCCTGTGATCCTAAATGTTGCACTGAACCCATAAAAAGATGTCTTATGTGTCAATATTGCTAACATTACACACATTCTCACCGCCATGATGTTAACCAAATTCCCTGTGCTTCTcgtttttttagtgtatttagtCGGTGGTTGCCCACTGCCCGGGGGGTTGGGGGGCCCAGGGGCGCGGCTCCCCGGCATGTTGTCCACTTCTGGTTCACCTACCCTTCCGCCATACACAAGTAAGCCCTTTCTCCCGCCTTCTGCTTCCCGCTCCTCCACCCCAactcccatttcttcctcctctccctggttcgcctccctctccctctgttcgCCTCGCAGTGACTCATGTGCGTCATGTTGGTGCCTGCATACCACTGGGCTTGAGGCAGTGACTAGAGGCCCATTCCTATATGTACCTTGTGGTGTTTGATCCCATTCCGGACTTTGCGTTAGTGTTGAATTCTGTTAATCTATGTATTTTCTAAGCTCTCGATCTGGTCATGTGTTTATAGCAGCAGTATTTAGGCCAgtcttgtatagaaaaaaaaattgtgttgtgAATGCTGGCACCGTAAAGAGAATGTTATCTTGTGTAAAAAAGTATTCCTCGATATGGTTTTGTGGTAAGGGAAAGATTATAAATATTAGAAGTGTTAGAAGTTTGTTTGTGTGAATCAGAAAATCGTTCTTCACTTACCATTTAAGTGTTCGCCTGTAAAAATAAGTAAGATGTACAGTCGTGGTCAGAAATATAGTAACATGTACAGTCACAGCCAAAAGTTTGTTCACGTGCCGTATTCTTTTTCACTCATTTAACCGTACCATCTCCACCGTAAGTCTTCCGCTATGTTGCCTGTCACCTTACAAACCCTGAGAAGCGAAAGGGTCCAAGATCAGAGGACgtgagactgaaagaaaacgctaaatagaATGGAAGTGAGAGCGTCAGGTTACAAGACTTCTGGCCACGATTGTACATAcccttgtgttttgtattttctctcagtTTTAAACCCTCCGACCTAACAGCTCCCCAATTTCCCCACAAAACCTGATAGAGTCTTAGCTCAGCAAGTCAGAGTACTTAAGACtgagggaaaacagaaaacacactgGTAGCAAGTATGAAAGTTGCTGAAGTATTGACTGCGGTTgtacttgaacacacacacgtgaacagGATTGCttagctgagtgactgagtgactgagtgagagaTGAGTGTTAGTTTTACGATATTTTCAAGATGACTGTAGTTTTTGATGATTCactgagaaggagaaggaagaagaagaggaggaggaggaggaggaggaagaagaagaagccagGAGAGTAATAGCAGATGGATATTACAATTGAAATGTATATTCTTTGgtcaaaaagaaaggaaaaaatcgaAGAAAAACATTGTATTCTTGAATGTTacgtgtagtggtggtggtggtggtggtggtggtggtggagtgatggATGTGGTGTGGATGCGAAGGGAAGGATTCTGGTGGAGAGGAATGAGTTGTGAAATTGGAATGATTTGTACGAATGGAgaggctgcgtgtgtgtgtggggaggagggaggagagggtgagagagagagagagagagagagagagagagagagagagagagagagagagagagagagagactagttaACAGACGTATGAACCGAGAACAAGCCATTTCTAATCAAGAACaggatgaatgatgaatattaacacacacacacacacacacacacacacacacacacacacacacacacacacacacacacacacacacacacacacacacacacacacattccctcagCTTCCTTAACTCGCAATCTACTCAATAAAACCAgcagtggaataaaaaaaaaaaaaagaacctaaacctaacctaacctaacctaacgtaacgtaacctaacctaaccttgagCTAACATCACCTCACTGTTCCCCCCACAGGCAGCGGGAAGCCCCATCCTCTCAAGCTTGCCGCTGACCTCCCGAAGAGCATCgagtcccccctcccccctgtgggcattcctccctccctgggCGGCCTCCCCCTGTCCTCCCACCCCATGCCCTTCGATACCAGGATGCCCCCGCTCGACCCTCTCCGGAAGGTAAGGTCCTGTGCAAGAGTTAAAAAGTGCTCTCTATCATTCCTTTTCTGGACTCTGGACTCTGcttgcttctctatttccaccttcctgtgacttgaactttcTGCAGGAGGTTCCATGACACCCCTCTAACTTCGGGTAATTATCTTCAacctctctttagggactggcactctcAGTAGGTCTTTTTTTCGCCCTTTTTGTTATCCTTGGTCAGTGCcgcccttacataaaaaagaggaGTTTGTCTTTCACTGAGGTCTTTGGTGTTCGTATTGTGTATTGGGGTCTTCAGGAGGGACAGGTCGGAGAGTGATTTTCGTTGGTGTTTCTTTCCAGGGTCCGCTGAGCAACCCCCGCCACCCCGGCCCCGTGGCGCCCTCCGTGTACGAAATGGCGGCCCTCACCCAGGACCTGGACACTCAGGTCATCACCACCAAGATCAAGGAAGTTCTGCTGGCCAACAACATCGGACagaaggtgagtgtgtgtgtgtgtgtgtgtgtgtgtgtgtgtgtgtgtgtgggtgggtgggtgtgtgtaggtggttgtttgtctgtctgtttgtttctttgtaacACGTGTCCCCTCGCGTCTCCCGCAGCTGTTCGGCGAGGCGGTGCTGGGTCTGTCCCAGGGCTCCGTGTCTGAGCTGCTGAGCAAACCCAAGCCGTGGCACATGCTCAGCATCAAGGGCCGCGAGCCTTTCATCCGCATGCAGCTGTGGCTCAACGACCCGCGCAACCTGGAGAAGCTGCAGCACATGAAGAACGAGCGGCGGGAGGCCAGCAAGCGGCGGCGCGCCCTGGACCCCAGCGCCGAGGTGTCGCAGGACTCGCAGGACGTGTTCCAGGCACCCTCCCCGGGCGGCACCTCCAAGAAGCAGCGCGTGCTGTTCTccgaggagcagaaggaggccCTCAAGCTGGCCTTCGCCCTTGACCCCTACCCCAACCTGGCCAATATTGAGTTCCTGGCCCAGGAGCTCCAGCTGTCCACCCGCACCATCACCAACTGGTTCCACAACCACCGCATGCGGCTCAAGCAGTACCCGGGCAGCCCAGGGGGCAGCAGCTCCCCGTCGCGCGAgcccccgccgccgccccccGGCCAGGCACAGGGACAGACCTTTGACCCACTCAACTTCCGCATCCTGCTGTCGCAGCGGATACTGGaggtgagaaaggagaagggcCTGCCCCCCAGCCTGCCCGGCCTGGCCCCGGGCCTGCCGCCCAGCCTGTTCCCGCACCTGCCGCAGCTGGGGCCGCATGCCCTGGGCGGCCACAACCTAGACCGTGACCTGGGCAGCGGCCTCGACCTCTCCATGAAGTCCGAGAACGACTTCGACGACAACTCCCTGGACGAAGACTCCAACATGTCGGGCGCCATGAGTCCTGGCGGCGGCCGCTCCGAGGGGGAGGGCGAGGACCGCGACGGGCGCGGAGCCCCCTCACCAGTGGCGCGCTCCTCCCGCCGCAAACCCGCCGCCCCGCAGTGGGTGAACCCGTCGTGGGCGTCGGGCGACGGCCCCAAGGAGCGGGAGGTGATCATTAACGGCGTGTGTGTCATGCAGACGGACGACTACCGCCCGCGGGACCAGCAGGAGACGGTGCGCATTGAACCCACGCCCGTGGAGGAGGCGCGCGCACGCTCCCtcaaggaggagcaggaggaggagcacgaggaggacCTGCAGCAGCCCGCCTCCTCCATGCCCACCCCGCCCCCCCGCCCTGATCCCGCCGAGGGGGAGTCTGGgcccctgcaggaggaggaggccgccgCCCCCCAGGAGGGACCCGCGCCGGGTCCCGAGGCTCCCCCCGCCGAGGAGggcgaggtggaggaagaagaagaagcgtgaTGTTAGTGTCGGTCTAAAGAAGACGCTTTTGGATTCCAGAGTTTATCCCGTTGTTCTTAGAGTGTTGTTGTTCGTGCAGCGTACCAAAGGTGGGcccaggcggcggcggcggcggcggcggcggcggcggcggcggacaCCTTTCTGGAATCTCGTAGGCACGTTGTGGGCCTATAAAATCACAATTTAGACTCTCAAGTCATAAGTCCTACAAAAGGTCAACCtctgttattttattatgaaaTGTTCGTGTGTTTTACTTGTTAACTTGTCGAAAGGTTTGTACATACATTTGCCCTAcacccaacttttttttcatggaggTCCCCGTAGGCTAGGTGACTTCAGGTATTTAGAATGCCATAACCCTGAGCTTGTCGCCGGTGCGGCCGCCCACACCAGGCCcgccagcaccactaccaccaccaccaccaccaccaccaccacacaacttCACATCTGAGAGTAAACAAGAGACAGGAGTCGCCACGCCAGGGCTGCCGGCGCAGCGGTGAGCCCGGCAGCCGCCACTGCCTCATGTCACAAAGGCAGCACCCGCGGCAGCTCCCACCAGCCCCCGCTGGCCCCTCGTTACTGGGACGCCCTCAGACGGGTGACCCCGCGGCGCGGCTGTGAGAGTTGGTGCCGCGTGTGCCTGAGGGCGTGGAACGACAGACAGACTCGTTCTAGTCTTCACCCCTAGACACGACCACCCCTGCCATCGCCCGGTGAACATGGACTGATGGACTGAACGAACTCTCGCCTGACGAGCCGCGAACTTTCGTCACGATGTCAGACCTTCCAAAGTGACTGTGTAGCTGCATCAGTTGTACAGCCGGTGAGCACAGGCTCCACGGGCGACAGGAACAAAGAGAAACTCTGTACAACTCACAACCCCGAGGGGCCATTAACACAAATGATCCACCAATGAGCCGCGAAGGGATTACTGATGGCACATAACTCGCTACATAATTGGCTGCGTGAGTGAGGAGCTCCCACGTGATTGGCGGAGTTCGAGGATGAAGTGTAAGGCTGACTGGTAACAGGACGAAATGGGAGTAGGTATGAAGACAcagagagaacgaaaaataaTATGGTGAGatcagggagagaaaaagataattgTAATAAGGAGATTTAAGGGAGAGACTCAGAGTTTCAGAAAGCCTGAGCGACGGACGAAGCTTCGAGCCAATCACTCACTCAGTTCTGTCTTCTCGAAATTCAATGCAGCACAAAAGTGGCCAACCgtaagttaaaaaataaaaagtacaattttcaaaaccaaaaacaaaataaaaaatatcgaattacataaaaaaaaaataaaataaaccaacgaacatatcaaaaaaaaaagtacgataaTTTTGTAGAAACGTATAACAATGATAAAGTAAAAacgaaataaaggaataaacacAATAGATATGCTTGAAAAATAGGACCACAATTTTATAGAAACGTAAAACAGactaaaaacgaaagaaataaacacaacagacatgcctaaaaaaaaaagtacgacaATCTTGACAGAAAACGTATAACAGCCGAAGAAGAAAACACGGAGATCATGAAAATTAAACACTCAAGAATCGATCTGGTGTAATGTACCGCgtcctctctctttcaatgacctttccaccttcctccacccctcctccttccctccccccctcccagaCCCTCCCCTATAGACAGGTGGAGGCACAAGGTGGGGGCAAGGGGCTATTGTAAGTCTTGAAGCGATATTTTGAATGTTCTACGTCGGCAAacgatttttttcttgttttctttttcttttttttttccgcctgactgatgatgatgattgtgattaCTGACTACTttgtccttcctgtgtgtgtgtgtgtgtgtgtgtgtgtgtgtgtgtgtgtgtgtgtgtgtgt
Above is a window of Scylla paramamosain isolate STU-SP2022 chromosome 46, ASM3559412v1, whole genome shotgun sequence DNA encoding:
- the LOC135094644 gene encoding homeobox protein cut-like isoform X3; its protein translation is MPSPIPPLAGHPQPGTPLHHLFGDEWRRSLERTAQERHHLNSAGQMSPDSGGGPVERSDSRDSPLGDVNMKSPSSLVNGFPHETKSPFQPRDDRSPFKEEISPLAFKFEDRITGESLIPKGDPMEARLQEILRFNMEKYCQQSLDTLCLARRVRELLSIHNIGQRLFAKYILGLSQGTVSELLSKPKCWDKLTEKGRDSYRKMHAWATDENAIYLLKSLIPKKGAKECGTPFRGPDETVTEERIQHILSEASRAMTSTSVPAQGGQQDQDSRSTDSKSPASSTHSPSSPLSRDARRIRKFDNDDMPQEKVAKIYQDELMKLMSRPQEPPLPLPRDPQYPGILFPFLGQTLLFNRSPEEVKMALDAYHQELGKLQSSATGVGLGAAGLALGGAGGLGVGVGGAVGMGIGLGAGGLHNGAQDLSLPKREQRSLDEDDDGRNLSAASPFCPTRSKAETSISTPTSLSSLSSSTPLSNLVTPITSIAVSSSSGEDLSVSASPLQRMASITNSLMTGPSIPTNAPVPQKPLKAILPPITQQQFDQYSNLNTEDIVKKVKEQLSQYSISQRLFGESVLGLSQGSVSDLLARPKPWHMLTQKGREPFIRMKIFLEDDNAVHKLVASQYKIAPEKLMRTGGYTAPPLYLVGGCPLPGGLGGPGARLPGMLSTSGSPTLPPYTSSGKPHPLKLAADLPKSIESPLPPVGIPPSLGGLPLSSHPMPFDTRMPPLDPLRKGPLSNPRHPGPVAPSVYEMAALTQDLDTQVITTKIKEVLLANNIGQKLFGEAVLGLSQGSVSELLSKPKPWHMLSIKGREPFIRMQLWLNDPRNLEKLQHMKNERREASKRRRALDPSAEVSQDSQDVFQAPSPGGTSKKQRVLFSEEQKEALKLAFALDPYPNLANIEFLAQELQLSTRTITNWFHNHRMRLKQYPGSPGGSSSPSREPPPPPPGQAQGQTFDPLNFRILLSQRILEVRKEKGLPPSLPGLAPGLPPSLFPHLPQLGPHALGGHNLDRDLGSGLDLSMKSENDFDDNSLDEDSNMSGAMSPGGGRSEGEGEDRDGRGAPSPVARSSRRKPAAPQWVNPSWASGDGPKEREVIINGVCVMQTDDYRPRDQQETVRIEPTPVEEARARSLKEEQEEEHEEDLQQPASSMPTPPPRPDPAEGESGPLQEEEAAAPQEGPAPGPEAPPAEEGEVEEEEEA